Proteins from a single region of Aerococcus viridans:
- a CDS encoding prephenate dehydratase → MMRIGYQGIPGAYSEAATIAFVREQLHVEIDDERLEIISYDDFQPMVDDLVAEKVDRIVMPIENSTTGLIARTMDIIRYQPVLAKYEHYQPVNHVLWGLPGADIHQVTKVYSHPEALSQCKLLFDRYPNMEPVAYIDTAVSAEYIVQEDDPTIAAIASPRAGELHGLQALEPAAYDESGNMTRFLVFERYDNIDMTNTHEKIMLYIETPHEPGALAKLLQVLDVYRINLDGLNARPIPMKPFRYGFFIEADPSNMIGDLESLEKILKALSTHIQVVAQFKQNR, encoded by the coding sequence ATGATGAGAATTGGTTACCAAGGCATACCGGGGGCTTATAGCGAGGCAGCAACGATTGCTTTTGTGCGCGAACAGTTGCATGTTGAGATTGATGATGAACGTTTGGAAATTATTTCCTATGATGACTTCCAACCTATGGTAGATGACTTAGTGGCTGAAAAAGTAGACCGAATTGTCATGCCAATTGAGAATTCGACAACAGGATTAATTGCTCGAACAATGGATATTATCCGTTACCAACCCGTCCTAGCAAAATATGAACATTACCAACCGGTGAACCATGTCTTATGGGGATTGCCTGGTGCTGATATTCATCAAGTGACGAAAGTTTACTCTCATCCAGAAGCCCTGTCACAGTGTAAATTATTATTTGACCGCTATCCCAATATGGAACCTGTAGCTTATATTGATACCGCTGTTTCAGCGGAATATATTGTCCAGGAGGATGACCCTACTATCGCAGCGATTGCCAGCCCTCGTGCGGGTGAATTGCACGGTTTACAAGCTCTAGAACCAGCAGCATACGATGAATCAGGGAATATGACGCGATTTTTAGTCTTTGAACGATATGACAATATCGATATGACCAATACCCATGAAAAAATCATGTTGTATATTGAAACTCCGCATGAACCAGGTGCTTTGGCCAAGTTACTACAGGTATTAGATGTTTACCGGATCAACTTGGACGGATTGAATGCCCGTCCAATTCCGATGAAACCCTTCCGTTACGGCTTCTTTATTGAAGCAGACCCAAGCAATATGATTGGGGATTTAGAGTCATTGGAGAAAATCTTAAAAGCATTATCAACCCATATTCAAGTGGTAGCGCAATTTAAACAAAATCGTTAG
- a CDS encoding nucleoside hydrolase: MDKRKVIIDTDPGIDDAAALMTALSDDSLEILGFTTVAGNKGLDMTTTNAVRVSTYFDGRVKIYPGADNDYTSLKDNKPPRENATGNIHGSNGMGGVDFPYDESLIQDQHAVDFILEQVKAHPGEIDLITLGPLTNIALAVEKDLATMKQVRSIMSMGGAAFDGNTNPVAEFNYWFDPVSVDIVYQALGESVPITMVGLDVTRPSLLDMNDLEFIRQAGGELGSMIREMFDDYVLNSFENEGKIGIVIHDLVAVVGYLHPEILTEVYHTNLVIETKGEYTYGQTVIDFEERTDRPKNVYIAMDIDLEAYKGHVISTLFGEDKYDQYLEMLD, translated from the coding sequence ATGGATAAACGTAAGGTAATTATTGATACGGACCCAGGAATTGACGATGCAGCGGCTTTGATGACGGCTTTATCGGACGATAGCTTGGAAATTTTAGGTTTCACTACGGTTGCAGGGAATAAGGGATTGGATATGACCACCACGAATGCGGTTCGGGTATCTACTTATTTCGATGGTCGCGTGAAGATTTATCCGGGGGCTGACAACGATTATACCTCTTTAAAAGACAATAAACCACCAAGAGAGAATGCAACTGGGAATATTCACGGATCAAACGGAATGGGCGGCGTTGATTTCCCCTATGATGAAAGTTTAATTCAAGACCAGCACGCAGTTGACTTCATTCTTGAGCAAGTTAAAGCACATCCTGGTGAAATCGATTTGATTACCTTAGGACCACTAACGAATATTGCTTTGGCCGTTGAAAAAGATTTAGCGACCATGAAACAAGTCCGATCAATCATGTCTATGGGCGGGGCTGCTTTTGACGGGAACACCAACCCAGTAGCGGAATTTAACTACTGGTTTGACCCAGTTTCAGTCGATATCGTCTATCAAGCCTTGGGTGAATCTGTTCCGATTACAATGGTTGGTTTAGACGTGACGAGACCGTCCCTCTTGGATATGAACGACTTAGAATTTATCCGTCAAGCAGGCGGTGAACTAGGCAGCATGATCCGTGAAATGTTTGATGATTATGTCCTCAATTCATTTGAAAATGAAGGCAAAATTGGAATCGTTATCCATGACCTCGTAGCAGTTGTCGGTTATCTACATCCAGAGATCCTAACTGAGGTTTACCATACTAATTTAGTTATTGAAACTAAAGGTGAATATACATATGGGCAAACGGTCATCGACTTTGAAGAACGAACAGACAGACCAAAGAACGTCTATATCGCAATGGACATTGATCTTGAAGCCTATAAAGGCCATGTTATCTCAACCCTATTCGGTGAAGACAAGTACGATCAATACCTAGAGATGCTGGATTAA
- the treR gene encoding trehalose operon repressor — MYKFEFISADIQNKIHQGIYPVGRLLPSENDLAKTYDVSRETIRKAQKKLEDTGFIQKKQGKGAIVLDFARFSFPISGLTSYKELQETQHFQTATQVLSNKRVAAPDFLVGEDGVEADEPFIHLIRAREMEGETVIVDHDYLRVSVVQDGVPDEIAEVSIYQYFEQELDLQISFANKEIVAKKADDIDQKEMAIGPDDYIIQVNSHVYLEDATFFQYTSSHHRIDKFRFAEFARRTGH, encoded by the coding sequence ATGTACAAGTTCGAATTTATTTCCGCTGATATTCAAAATAAAATCCACCAGGGCATCTACCCTGTAGGAAGGTTACTTCCCAGTGAAAATGACCTGGCCAAGACTTACGACGTATCGCGCGAAACCATTCGAAAAGCGCAGAAAAAATTGGAAGACACCGGTTTTATCCAGAAGAAACAAGGTAAAGGGGCTATCGTCCTAGACTTTGCCCGTTTTTCTTTTCCTATATCCGGTTTAACTTCCTACAAGGAATTGCAAGAAACCCAACACTTCCAAACTGCAACCCAAGTTTTGAGTAATAAACGGGTAGCGGCACCTGACTTTCTCGTCGGTGAAGACGGTGTTGAAGCGGACGAACCTTTCATCCACCTGATTCGGGCCCGTGAAATGGAAGGGGAAACGGTCATTGTTGACCACGACTACCTCCGCGTATCCGTTGTCCAAGATGGGGTACCAGATGAAATTGCGGAAGTATCTATTTATCAATACTTTGAACAAGAACTGGACTTACAAATATCCTTTGCCAATAAGGAAATTGTGGCCAAAAAGGCGGATGATATAGATCAAAAAGAAATGGCCATTGGCCCGGATGACTATATTATTCAAGTCAACAGCCATGTTTACTTAGAAGATGCCACCTTTTTCCAATACACTTCATCCCACCACCGTATTGATAAATTTCGATTTGCAGAATTTGCACGGCGAACAGGTCATTAA